The Halomicronema hongdechloris C2206 genome includes a window with the following:
- a CDS encoding LURP-one-related/scramblase family protein: MAGAGGIGDFSARYTFTDPQGMELGAIKRRGWRSIWRARYDIFDGDAVIFTIQEENPWGMN, encoded by the coding sequence ATGGCAGGGGCTGGGGGCATCGGCGACTTTTCTGCCCGCTACACGTTTACAGATCCCCAGGGTATGGAGCTAGGGGCCATTAAGCGCCGCGGTTGGCGCTCGATCTGGCGAGCCCGCTATGACATTTTTGACGGTGACGCGGTGATCTTTACTATTCAAGAGGAGAATCCCTGGGGGATGAATTGA